TTGCGCTAGAATCATTTGGTACTTTACGTACATCAAATTTAACACCTTTTGCTTTTAGATTTTCGAAAGCATCAACATCTGCTTGTCCCATAGAAAGTACTTTACTAACAACGACTTTTCCAACTGAATGAGCCATAGAACCAACGTTAACTTCTTCGATATCTACTCCGCCTTCAACTGCTCTAAGAACATCTTGTGGGTTTTCAAATAACAATAATGCTTTTGTATTCCCAAAACGAGGATCTTTTGCAATTTCAATCATTTTCTCAACTGGAATAACATTTGCTTTTACTCCAGGTGGAGCTGCTTGTTCAATTAATTTTTTACGTAAATCATCTTTAGATACTGCATCTGAAACAACAATAATACGGTTTGGTTGAGTTGATTTTGTCCATGCAGTAGCTACTTGACCATGCAATAAACGAGAATCGACACGTACTAAAACCATTTTTAATTTGCCATCGCCAACAACAGTTCCTGGAGCAAGTGCTCCTTTTGGAAGTGCATCTTCAGTAACTGCAGCAGAAGTTGCTTCTTCTGGCTCCAATTCTTCAGGTTTCACTCGAACACCTTCTTTTGCAGTTCCAATGATATGGGTTGCAATTTCTTGTGCAGAAGTCATTGAAAAACGAGACGCGTAAGCTTCAATTACCATTGGTAAACTCATACCAGCAACAATTGCCCACTTATCTTTATGTTCTTCAAACAAGCTGCTCGCTTGATTAAATGGAGTACCGCCCCATAAATCAACTAAGAATAAAACTTCGT
This Carnobacterium maltaromaticum DSM 20342 DNA region includes the following protein-coding sequences:
- a CDS encoding mannose/fructose/sorbose PTS transporter subunit IIA, which produces MVGIILASHGEFAEGILQSGAMIFGEQENVKAVTLMPSEGPDDVKAKMQEAIASFDNQDEVLFLVDLWGGTPFNQASSLFEEHKDKWAIVAGMSLPMVIEAYASRFSMTSAQEIATHIIGTAKEGVRVKPEELEPEEATSAAVTEDALPKGALAPGTVVGDGKLKMVLVRVDSRLLHGQVATAWTKSTQPNRIIVVSDAVSKDDLRKKLIEQAAPPGVKANVIPVEKMIEIAKDPRFGNTKALLLFENPQDVLRAVEGGVDIEEVNVGSMAHSVGKVVVSKVLSMGQADVDAFENLKAKGVKFDVRKVPNDSSANMEDILKKAKSELANA